The following are encoded together in the Phenylobacterium sp. NIBR 498073 genome:
- a CDS encoding NYN domain-containing protein has product MAACAVFFDAGYIEKVLLREHPGKRIDYAKLAAKMAGDEALLRSYYYNCLPYQSDPPTQEEKAAYDRKVKFVDALRYLPRFEVRLGKLAKVGVGQNGRPIFQQKRVDLMLGVDMALLAAKGKVTSIAIFTGDSDVIPAVEVVKQEGVVVHLWHGSMAAGAANPPSRDLHQMCDERFDVATVIDDILMERKQAEPEAAAAEKMLAE; this is encoded by the coding sequence ATGGCGGCGTGCGCAGTATTCTTTGATGCGGGCTATATCGAGAAGGTGCTTCTGCGGGAGCATCCGGGCAAGCGCATCGACTATGCAAAACTGGCTGCGAAGATGGCTGGCGACGAAGCCCTTCTGCGATCCTACTACTACAATTGCCTGCCCTATCAGAGCGATCCTCCAACACAGGAGGAGAAGGCCGCCTACGATAGGAAGGTCAAGTTCGTGGACGCGCTTAGGTATCTGCCGCGTTTCGAAGTTCGACTTGGAAAGCTCGCCAAGGTTGGCGTGGGCCAGAATGGACGGCCGATCTTCCAGCAGAAGCGGGTTGATCTGATGCTAGGCGTTGACATGGCCCTGCTCGCGGCGAAGGGAAAAGTCACGTCAATTGCCATCTTCACTGGTGACAGCGATGTTATTCCAGCGGTTGAAGTCGTGAAGCAAGAGGGCGTGGTGGTTCATCTTTGGCATGGATCAATGGCGGCTGGTGCTGCCAATCCTCCCAGCAGAGACCTACATCAAATGTGCGACGAGCGCTTCGATGTCGCGACAGTCATCGACGACATCCTCATGGAGCGTAAGCAAGCTGAACCCGAAGCGGCAGCGGCTGAAAAGATGCTGGCCGAATAA
- a CDS encoding universal stress protein has protein sequence MRAEARAIEAGLIIVGAHQPNAVSRLLGSNAERLVRESPVSVLIAR, from the coding sequence GTGCGCGCCGAGGCCCGCGCGATCGAGGCCGGCCTGATCATCGTCGGCGCCCACCAGCCCAACGCCGTCTCCCGGCTGCTCGGCTCCAACGCCGAGCGCCTGGTCCGCGAGTCGCCGGTCAGCGTGCTGATCGCGCGCTGA
- a CDS encoding helix-turn-helix transcriptional regulator produces the protein MGGTCFILRMEWEAIVGANIRRLRKAKGLTQEQLAHEAEIAMRYIAGVERGEENPSLRYLVKIAEALEAEPADLLRRDLETATRRRC, from the coding sequence TTGGGCGGCACCTGCTTCATCCTGCGAATGGAGTGGGAGGCGATCGTCGGCGCGAACATCCGCCGCCTGCGGAAGGCGAAGGGCCTTACGCAGGAGCAGCTTGCCCATGAAGCCGAGATCGCGATGCGATACATCGCCGGCGTTGAGCGCGGTGAGGAAAACCCCTCGCTCAGGTATCTGGTGAAGATCGCCGAGGCGTTGGAAGCTGAGCCAGCGGACTTGTTGCGCCGCGATCTCGAAACGGCGACGCGTAGGCGCTGCTAG